The following coding sequences lie in one Kitasatospora azatica KCTC 9699 genomic window:
- a CDS encoding S53 family peptidase translates to MGTSPATAGPRRSKSTRALALLAVGATALTTGMVTTQSTVAAGRAPQVAFKLHPASEGHINATARVAPISTSDCVAQIGIHCYSPLQYRNAYNLNPLYQLGITGKGRTIVIVDSFGSPTIQHDLETFDKQWGIPDTNVEVVKWGNVPVFDPTNPDHTGWAGETTLDVEYAHAVAPDAHIVLVETGVAETEGVTGLPEMMDAEKSLINKGIGDVITQSFGATENTFPGFDKGDFKSLTDLRYAFKAAAAHGVTVLASSGDNGVTDSDNNSNLYPFKVNSWPSSDPLVTSIGGTQLTLDNDGKRTAPDAVWHDAYGAGGGGVSGVFERPWYQAGVANVVGNHRGTPDISMSAAVDGAAWTYESYDPTRVGWHLTGGTSEASPIFSGVVALADQAAGYRLGQLNWRLYGLSLLPSQWSGIVDVTTSDNGWNGVTGYNAVKGYDLASGVGTIDANKFVHALAGH, encoded by the coding sequence ATGGGAACCTCCCCCGCTACCGCGGGCCCCCGACGCTCCAAGAGCACCCGGGCGCTGGCCCTGCTCGCCGTCGGGGCCACCGCCCTGACCACCGGCATGGTCACCACCCAGAGCACCGTCGCTGCCGGCCGCGCGCCGCAGGTGGCGTTCAAGCTCCACCCGGCCTCCGAAGGCCACATCAACGCGACCGCACGGGTTGCCCCGATCAGCACCAGCGACTGTGTCGCGCAGATCGGCATCCACTGCTACTCGCCGCTGCAGTACCGCAACGCGTACAACCTCAACCCGCTGTACCAGCTGGGCATCACCGGCAAGGGCCGGACCATCGTGATCGTGGACTCGTTCGGTTCGCCGACGATCCAGCACGACCTGGAGACCTTCGACAAGCAGTGGGGCATTCCGGACACCAATGTCGAGGTCGTGAAGTGGGGCAACGTCCCGGTCTTCGACCCGACCAACCCGGACCACACCGGCTGGGCCGGTGAGACCACGCTGGACGTCGAGTACGCGCACGCCGTCGCCCCGGACGCCCACATCGTCCTGGTCGAGACCGGGGTCGCGGAGACCGAGGGCGTCACCGGCCTGCCGGAGATGATGGACGCCGAGAAGTCCCTGATCAACAAGGGCATCGGCGACGTCATCACGCAGAGCTTCGGGGCCACCGAGAACACCTTCCCGGGCTTCGACAAGGGTGACTTCAAGTCGCTGACCGACCTGCGCTACGCCTTCAAGGCGGCGGCCGCGCACGGCGTCACGGTGCTCGCCTCGTCCGGTGACAACGGTGTGACCGACTCGGACAACAACAGCAACCTGTACCCGTTCAAGGTCAACTCCTGGCCGTCCTCGGACCCGCTGGTCACCTCCATCGGCGGTACCCAGCTGACCCTGGACAACGACGGCAAGCGCACCGCGCCCGACGCCGTCTGGCACGACGCCTACGGCGCCGGCGGCGGTGGCGTCTCCGGCGTCTTCGAGCGCCCGTGGTACCAGGCGGGCGTGGCCAACGTGGTGGGCAACCACCGCGGCACCCCCGACATCAGCATGAGCGCGGCGGTGGACGGCGCGGCCTGGACCTACGAGTCCTACGACCCGACCCGGGTCGGCTGGCACCTCACCGGTGGCACCAGCGAGGCCTCGCCGATCTTCTCCGGTGTGGTCGCGCTCGCCGACCAGGCCGCCGGCTACCGCCTCGGCCAGCTCAACTGGCGTCTGTACGGCCTGTCCCTGCTGCCCTCCCAGTGGAGCGGCATCGTGGACGTCACCACCAGTGACAACGGCTGGAACGGGGTGACCGGCTACAACGCGGTCAAGGGCTACGACCTGGCCTCGGGTGTCGGCACGATCGACGCGAACAAGTTCGTGCACGCGCTCGCCGGGCACTGA
- a CDS encoding AEC family transporter, with product MHSLQPLLASFVPIWVLTAVGYLVSRTGLLGEQAEAVLGKFVFHVAMPAALFTMLAKAPLRTFANSSMLAFAAGTLVASLLGWGGARWLFGRRPADQAISGMAAGYVNSANLGIPVAVQVLGDASFVGPVLLFQVLLVTPVILGALDAGTSTEPGNRLARMLRLPLRNPIIMASTLGVACSAAGWHLPPALGHSFELLGGAGVPTALITLGMSLHARPSATAEGGVLRAELGLSVLTKNMVQPLVAFAVGSLLLHLTAHQLLAVVICSALPTAQNVFVYARQYGVSTALPRDSVLWSTLVSMVTLSGIDWAMTAH from the coding sequence ATGCATTCCCTGCAGCCCCTGCTCGCCAGCTTCGTTCCGATCTGGGTGCTCACTGCCGTCGGCTACCTGGTCAGCCGCACCGGGCTGCTGGGTGAGCAGGCGGAGGCGGTGCTGGGGAAGTTCGTCTTCCACGTCGCGATGCCCGCAGCGCTCTTCACCATGCTGGCCAAGGCGCCGCTGCGGACCTTCGCCAACTCCTCGATGCTCGCCTTCGCCGCCGGGACCCTGGTGGCCTCACTGCTCGGCTGGGGCGGCGCACGCTGGCTGTTCGGGCGAAGACCGGCCGACCAGGCGATCAGCGGCATGGCGGCCGGCTACGTGAACTCGGCGAACCTGGGCATCCCGGTCGCCGTCCAGGTGCTCGGGGACGCCTCGTTCGTCGGGCCGGTGCTGCTCTTCCAGGTACTGCTGGTCACCCCCGTGATCCTCGGCGCACTGGACGCCGGGACCAGCACCGAGCCGGGCAACCGCCTGGCCCGGATGCTCCGGCTGCCGCTGCGCAACCCGATCATCATGGCCTCGACGCTGGGCGTCGCCTGCTCCGCCGCCGGCTGGCACCTGCCCCCCGCGCTCGGCCACTCCTTCGAGCTGCTCGGCGGCGCCGGGGTGCCGACCGCACTGATCACCCTCGGGATGTCGCTGCACGCCCGCCCGTCCGCCACCGCCGAGGGCGGCGTGCTGCGCGCCGAACTCGGGCTGTCGGTGCTCACCAAGAACATGGTCCAACCACTGGTCGCCTTCGCCGTCGGCAGCCTGCTGCTGCACCTGACCGCGCATCAGCTGCTCGCGGTGGTGATCTGCTCGGCACTGCCGACCGCGCAGAACGTCTTCGTCTACGCCCGCCAGTACGGCGTGAGCACCGCGCTCCCCCGGGACTCGGTGCTCTGGTCCACCCTGGTCTCGATGGTCACCCTCTCCGGGATCGACTGGGCGATGACCGCCCACTGA
- a CDS encoding AfsR/SARP family transcriptional regulator, whose product MEFGILGPLLVRDECGEYRVPSPKQRVLLAALLLRRGQVTAPEALAHSVWDGQPPRSAAALQTCMMRLRKSLGPIGARIETRAGGYLLDVAATEFDLHRFTELRAQGLAALRAYEYEQAAALLDAALDVWRGEALLDVPSDTLHSEHADRLADERLQAVEARLSAELQLGRRSVVPELHALTAAHPERERFWAQLMTALYREGRQAEALAVYQRVRRLLGTELGVQPGPELRELHQRILRADLRPTAHRPEFTPRRRPQAHLALR is encoded by the coding sequence ATGGAGTTCGGAATCCTGGGTCCGCTACTGGTACGGGACGAGTGCGGCGAGTACCGCGTCCCCTCGCCCAAGCAACGCGTGCTGCTCGCCGCGCTGCTGCTGCGTCGAGGGCAGGTGACCGCACCCGAGGCGCTGGCGCACAGCGTCTGGGACGGGCAGCCGCCGCGCAGCGCCGCCGCGCTGCAGACCTGCATGATGCGGCTGCGAAAAAGCCTCGGCCCGATCGGCGCCCGGATCGAGACCCGGGCCGGCGGGTACCTGCTCGACGTCGCCGCCACCGAGTTCGACCTGCACCGGTTCACCGAGCTGCGCGCCCAGGGCCTGGCGGCGCTGCGCGCGTACGAGTACGAGCAGGCGGCCGCACTGCTCGACGCGGCGCTCGACGTCTGGCGCGGCGAGGCGCTGCTCGACGTGCCCTCGGACACGCTGCACAGCGAGCACGCCGACCGGCTCGCCGACGAGCGCCTGCAGGCGGTCGAGGCCCGGCTGAGCGCCGAGCTCCAGCTCGGCCGCCGCTCGGTGGTCCCCGAGCTGCACGCGCTGACCGCCGCCCATCCGGAACGCGAGCGGTTCTGGGCCCAGCTGATGACCGCCCTGTACCGCGAGGGCCGGCAGGCCGAGGCGCTCGCCGTCTACCAGCGGGTGCGCCGACTGCTCGGCACCGAGCTGGGCGTCCAGCCCGGCCCCGAACTGCGCGAGCTGCACCAGCGGATCCTCCGCGCCGACCTGCGCCCGACCGCCCACCGCCCCGAGTTCACCCCCCGCCGCCGCCCCCAGGCCCACCTGGCACTGCGCTAG
- a CDS encoding GNAT family N-acetyltransferase has translation MRLRDVEPADLDAYLRMRCDPQMMAELGGPLPPEGMAAKVARDVASAAADRDWIKMIALEDDATAGTVTLWNHELDGRAFSEIGWMVLPEYQGRGLAKQAVAAVLGLAAADGRWGLVHAFPATTNGPSNGICRSLGFSLLGEREVLFAGRSLRTSHWVFDTAPAAPPASAVPGGPGGGGGG, from the coding sequence ATCCGGCTGCGCGATGTCGAGCCCGCCGACCTCGACGCCTATCTGCGGATGCGGTGCGATCCGCAGATGATGGCCGAACTCGGCGGGCCGCTGCCCCCGGAGGGGATGGCGGCCAAGGTCGCCCGCGACGTGGCCAGTGCGGCGGCGGACCGCGACTGGATCAAGATGATCGCGCTCGAGGACGACGCCACCGCCGGTACGGTCACGCTCTGGAACCACGAGCTGGACGGCCGGGCATTCAGCGAGATCGGCTGGATGGTGCTGCCCGAGTACCAGGGGCGAGGCCTGGCCAAGCAGGCGGTGGCCGCCGTGCTCGGGCTGGCCGCCGCCGACGGCCGGTGGGGCCTGGTGCACGCCTTCCCGGCGACCACCAACGGCCCCTCCAACGGGATCTGCCGTTCCCTCGGGTTCAGCCTGCTGGGCGAGCGTGAGGTGCTCTTCGCCGGCCGGTCGTTGCGCACCAGCCACTGGGTCTTCGACACCGCACCGGCCGCCCCGCCCGCTAGCGCAGTGCCAGGTGGGCCTGGGGGCGGCGGCGGGGGGTGA
- a CDS encoding AfsR/SARP family transcriptional regulator — protein sequence MTARTDADDLLAILRSPEAHTIRTTPRVRLLGPVDVLGASGPADPVALPALTELAAYLALHPGADPAAVERALHPGDHARPDQAPPATLAELAAWVGGDPDGRAFLRQDALDTYTFAPTVTCDWDEFRSLYRRGMRSTSTTADAALAHALALVRGAPFAEAPAGGYGWAETERQDMLAAVVDTAHELAARRLQYGDHRSAEAAVFRGLAVAPDVELLHRDLFYAYASAGARDQLLKAVNRLDALSRRTGRSLDPDTVALLRDLLSSP from the coding sequence GTGACGGCCCGGACCGACGCCGACGACCTGCTCGCGATCCTCCGCTCCCCGGAGGCGCACACGATCCGCACCACCCCCCGGGTCCGCCTGCTCGGCCCGGTCGACGTGCTCGGCGCGAGCGGCCCGGCCGACCCCGTCGCGCTGCCCGCCCTCACGGAGCTCGCCGCCTACCTGGCCCTGCACCCGGGTGCCGACCCCGCCGCCGTGGAACGTGCGCTGCACCCCGGCGACCACGCCCGCCCCGACCAGGCGCCGCCCGCCACCCTCGCCGAGCTGGCCGCCTGGGTCGGCGGCGACCCCGACGGCCGGGCCTTCCTGCGTCAGGACGCGCTCGACACCTACACCTTCGCCCCGACCGTCACCTGCGACTGGGACGAGTTCCGCAGTCTCTACCGCCGCGGCATGCGCAGCACCAGCACCACGGCCGACGCCGCCCTGGCCCACGCCCTCGCCCTGGTCCGCGGCGCCCCGTTCGCCGAGGCCCCGGCCGGCGGCTACGGCTGGGCGGAGACCGAACGGCAGGACATGCTCGCCGCCGTGGTCGACACCGCCCACGAACTCGCCGCCCGCCGCCTGCAGTACGGCGACCACCGCAGCGCCGAGGCCGCCGTCTTCCGCGGCCTCGCCGTGGCCCCGGACGTCGAGCTGCTGCACCGCGACCTGTTCTACGCCTACGCCTCCGCCGGCGCCCGCGACCAACTGCTGAAGGCCGTCAACCGGCTGGACGCCCTGAGCCGCCGCACCGGCCGCAGCCTGGACCCGGACACCGTGGCCCTGCTGCGCGACCTCCTGTCGAGCCCGTGA
- a CDS encoding LysM peptidoglycan-binding domain-containing protein has translation MAAPRAKVRARAVSSPDGRSQSGAHRPPGAARPPGRRRSPLRSLPAALAALLVLAALLVGVPALLLYGTHAVAAMGGVGQRSLREVLTSPDDGRLFLWALVAIGWLGWGCFAFSVLLEIPAQLRGRVVRRIPAFGWSQRMAAGLVGAVIALLPVAGGAFAATAGPGQLTAATAPAQLAAAPQYAALAAAPAAAPTLALPAADPAPQQPTYTVRDTRPADSLWSIAERQLGSGDRWQEIAKLNAGRVMDGSGERFDAERPIQPGWQLLMPAGAKPDQAPQAAPAPGAGAGGAASAGAGAGVGDRHATATVREGDSLSAIAQRELGSAEAWPQLFDANKGVQGPNGERLSDPNLLEPGMVLNIPGVAAPAPPAPAPPAPAPAPVPAPAPAPAPAPAPVPGAPSDGTPSVDAAPHARPIVPTARPDAGPAAAPAAKPAATPDAQPQAQPAAKPGAQADAKPSAQPDAKPVVRAAAHAAPAREDYTAALTASGVGVLLAAVLIGAVAQRRGVQQRARRPRHRIPMPKAPAATFESELRARQNAGGLDLLNRSLRTLARNVSRGGRRLPALAAVRVTAGGTVELHLATGAVPIAPFRAAHAANVWWCAADSTELLSEQQAAKVPAPYPALVTLGTATDGAAVLADLETVRLLHLSGHPDDARGVLRTIALELAHSPLADKLNLHLVGFPEDLPVSETVADRVRRYPTLEAALAALGPRTARARATLVGVGASHPRDARSRGHADEAWVPEIVLSAQPPIGDVPAELGRLLDGRPRTCLAVIARAPERGAGPVARWTLPSTGPATLPGLNLSLQLQRLTDEQYGHWGELLSTAASTAQEPAPSWTFDGDEIEPADLPKPVPVLVGVGAAAGAGSLPFVGAALPDGPPETGPKLIARLIGTGNSPFATVDPAAPSAGRHSINGLGLQASSREPVAALEPVAAMEPVTEPEPTAAAAPVAGYEPANPYRAASGSGPVQGYEPAPEPVAPFEPAPFEPVPFEPVPFEPTPAHEPLPAHDAAPAQDAAPLRMPPPPPPFPTPVSPSAPSPCRPPRPAECP, from the coding sequence ATGGCCGCGCCACGTGCCAAGGTCCGCGCCCGCGCGGTGAGTTCACCCGACGGACGGTCGCAGTCCGGAGCCCATCGGCCGCCCGGCGCGGCCCGCCCGCCGGGCCGCCGGCGCAGTCCGCTGCGCTCGCTGCCCGCCGCTCTCGCGGCGCTGCTGGTGCTGGCCGCGCTGCTGGTCGGGGTGCCCGCACTGCTGCTCTACGGCACCCATGCGGTGGCGGCGATGGGCGGGGTCGGGCAGCGCAGCCTGCGCGAGGTGCTGACCTCGCCCGACGACGGGCGGCTCTTCCTCTGGGCGCTGGTCGCGATCGGCTGGCTCGGCTGGGGCTGCTTCGCCTTCTCGGTGTTGCTGGAGATCCCGGCCCAGCTGCGCGGCCGGGTGGTCCGGCGGATCCCCGCCTTCGGCTGGAGTCAGCGGATGGCGGCCGGGCTGGTCGGCGCGGTGATCGCGTTGCTACCGGTGGCCGGCGGCGCCTTCGCCGCCACCGCCGGGCCCGGGCAGCTGACCGCCGCCACCGCGCCGGCCCAGCTGGCCGCGGCGCCGCAGTACGCCGCCCTGGCGGCGGCGCCGGCCGCAGCGCCCACGCTCGCGCTGCCCGCCGCCGACCCGGCACCGCAGCAACCGACCTACACCGTGCGGGACACCAGGCCGGCCGACAGCCTCTGGTCGATCGCCGAACGTCAACTCGGCTCGGGAGACCGCTGGCAGGAGATCGCCAAGCTCAACGCCGGGCGGGTGATGGACGGTTCGGGGGAGCGGTTCGACGCCGAGCGGCCGATCCAGCCCGGCTGGCAGCTGCTGATGCCGGCCGGGGCGAAGCCGGACCAGGCTCCGCAGGCGGCGCCCGCGCCGGGTGCGGGTGCGGGCGGGGCTGCGTCGGCCGGTGCGGGGGCCGGTGTGGGGGACCGGCATGCCACCGCGACGGTCAGGGAGGGGGACTCGCTCTCCGCGATCGCGCAGCGCGAGTTGGGCAGCGCGGAGGCCTGGCCGCAGCTGTTCGACGCCAACAAGGGGGTGCAGGGACCGAACGGGGAACGCCTGAGCGATCCGAACCTGCTGGAACCGGGGATGGTGCTGAACATTCCGGGAGTGGCGGCGCCCGCGCCTCCGGCCCCTGCGCCTCCCGCTCCGGCGCCCGCGCCGGTGCCCGCACCCGCACCCGCGCCTGCTCCCGCCCCGGCGCCCGTGCCGGGTGCTCCGTCCGACGGCACGCCGTCCGTCGACGCCGCGCCGCACGCGCGGCCCATCGTGCCGACCGCCAGGCCGGATGCCGGGCCCGCCGCCGCGCCGGCCGCGAAGCCGGCGGCCACGCCCGACGCACAACCCCAGGCACAACCGGCCGCGAAGCCGGGCGCCCAGGCCGACGCGAAGCCGAGTGCACAGCCCGACGCCAAGCCCGTGGTCCGGGCCGCCGCCCACGCCGCGCCCGCCCGCGAGGACTACACCGCCGCGCTCACCGCCTCCGGAGTCGGCGTGCTGCTGGCCGCCGTGCTGATCGGCGCGGTGGCCCAGCGGCGAGGCGTCCAGCAGCGGGCCCGCCGCCCCCGGCACCGGATCCCGATGCCGAAGGCGCCGGCCGCCACCTTCGAGTCCGAGTTGCGGGCACGTCAGAATGCCGGCGGGCTCGACCTGTTGAACCGATCGCTGCGCACCCTGGCGCGCAATGTCAGTCGCGGCGGCAGGCGGCTGCCCGCGCTCGCCGCCGTCCGGGTCACCGCCGGCGGCACCGTCGAACTGCACCTGGCCACCGGCGCCGTGCCGATCGCACCGTTCCGTGCCGCGCACGCCGCCAACGTCTGGTGGTGCGCCGCCGACTCCACCGAGCTGCTCTCCGAGCAGCAGGCCGCCAAGGTGCCCGCGCCCTACCCGGCCCTGGTCACCCTCGGCACGGCCACCGACGGCGCGGCCGTCCTGGCCGACCTGGAGACGGTCCGGCTGCTGCACCTGTCCGGCCACCCCGACGACGCCCGGGGGGTGCTGCGCACCATCGCCCTGGAGTTGGCGCACAGCCCGCTGGCCGACAAGCTCAACCTGCACCTGGTCGGCTTCCCCGAGGACCTGCCGGTCTCCGAGACCGTCGCCGACCGGGTGCGCCGCTACCCGACCCTGGAGGCCGCGCTCGCCGCCCTCGGCCCGCGCACCGCCCGGGCCAGGGCCACCCTGGTGGGTGTCGGCGCCTCGCACCCGCGCGACGCCCGCAGCCGGGGCCACGCCGACGAGGCCTGGGTGCCGGAGATCGTGCTCTCCGCGCAACCGCCGATCGGTGACGTACCGGCAGAACTCGGCCGGCTGCTGGACGGCCGCCCGCGCACCTGCCTGGCCGTGATCGCCCGCGCACCCGAGCGCGGCGCCGGACCGGTGGCCCGCTGGACCCTGCCGAGCACCGGCCCGGCCACCCTGCCCGGGCTGAACCTCTCGCTGCAGCTGCAGCGGCTGACCGACGAACAGTACGGACACTGGGGCGAGTTGCTCAGCACCGCCGCCTCCACCGCCCAGGAACCCGCGCCCAGCTGGACCTTCGACGGCGACGAGATCGAGCCGGCCGACCTGCCGAAGCCGGTCCCGGTGCTGGTCGGGGTCGGGGCCGCAGCCGGGGCGGGCAGTCTGCCGTTCGTCGGCGCCGCCCTGCCGGACGGCCCACCGGAGACCGGGCCGAAGCTGATCGCGCGCCTGATCGGGACGGGGAACAGCCCGTTCGCCACGGTCGACCCGGCGGCTCCGTCGGCCGGCCGGCACAGCATCAACGGGCTGGGGCTGCAGGCGAGTTCACGCGAGCCGGTGGCAGCCCTGGAGCCGGTGGCAGCCATGGAGCCGGTCACCGAACCCGAGCCGACGGCGGCCGCAGCACCGGTGGCCGGCTACGAGCCCGCGAACCCGTACAGGGCTGCGTCCGGCTCCGGGCCGGTCCAGGGCTACGAGCCCGCGCCGGAGCCCGTTGCCCCCTTTGAGCCCGCTCCCTTTGAACCCGTCCCCTTCGAACCCGTCCCGTTTGAACCCACCCCCGCCCACGAACCGCTCCCCGCCCACGACGCTGCGCCCGCCCAGGACGCCGCCCCCCTCAGGATGCCGCCCCCGCCCCCACCATTCCCGACCCCCGTGTCCCCGTCCGCCCCGAGCCCGTGCCGGCCACCCCGCCCGGCGGAGTGCCCGTGA
- a CDS encoding TadE/TadG family type IV pilus assembly protein, producing the protein MSARQRGRGRGQRRERERELERERGSLAVEAAIVAPVLLGLFCLVLLAGRAELQAGSVEEAARVAARAGSLDRSGDVQGVADKAARDSLSGAGVRCSNLRVSVGVEPLTGPPVPLNVVVVNVSCEVPVNDLSPVWVPGELTLNGGFRSVIDRYRSS; encoded by the coding sequence ATGAGCGCGCGCCAGCGGGGTCGGGGCCGGGGTCAGCGCCGGGAGCGGGAGCGGGAGCTGGAGAGGGAGCGGGGGAGCCTGGCCGTGGAGGCCGCCATCGTGGCCCCGGTGCTGCTCGGGCTCTTCTGCCTGGTCCTGCTGGCCGGGCGGGCGGAGCTGCAGGCCGGCTCGGTGGAGGAGGCCGCCCGGGTCGCGGCGCGGGCCGGTTCGCTGGACCGCAGCGGCGACGTGCAGGGCGTGGCCGACAAGGCGGCGCGTGACTCGCTCAGCGGGGCCGGGGTGCGCTGCTCGAACCTGCGTGTCAGCGTCGGCGTCGAGCCGTTGACCGGTCCGCCGGTGCCGTTGAACGTGGTCGTGGTGAACGTCAGTTGCGAGGTACCCGTGAATGATCTGTCTCCGGTGTGGGTACCCGGCGAGTTGACGCTGAACGGGGGCTTCCGGTCGGTCATCGACCGCTACCGGTCCAGCTAG
- a CDS encoding TadE/TadG family type IV pilus assembly protein: MGRREFDDRGVLSISFAIIFPAILLFVLLVVQAALFWYSQSVALTAAREGADAGRVLNGTDADARTRAQDFLDRFDGLLGTPTVSVPPRKPTDTTITVTVHIQPLLLLPGLDSLDVKQSVTMPIEQFVR, from the coding sequence GTGGGTCGCCGGGAGTTCGATGACCGCGGTGTCCTCAGCATCAGTTTCGCGATCATCTTCCCGGCGATCCTGCTCTTCGTGCTGCTCGTGGTCCAGGCCGCGCTGTTCTGGTACTCGCAGAGCGTGGCCTTGACCGCGGCGCGTGAAGGGGCCGACGCGGGACGGGTGTTGAATGGCACCGACGCCGATGCCAGGACTCGTGCCCAGGACTTCCTGGACCGCTTCGACGGTCTGCTCGGCACACCCACGGTGAGCGTCCCGCCCCGCAAGCCGACCGACACCACCATCACCGTCACCGTGCACATCCAACCGCTCCTGCTGCTGCCGGGCCTGGACTCGCTGGACGTCAAGCAGAGCGTCACCATGCCGATCGAACAGTTCGTCCGATGA
- a CDS encoding type II secretion system F family protein, producing the protein MIVSPWAVLAGCVVAAGLALLIAELRPAPPDLSRALDRLHRPPVEHQTAADQAGTGWYDRLGDRALVLAGSKVPLQSLSLIGRTPARFMAHKLLFALVGLVLPGYLSAMAALTGFGPPIALPVLISLGLAIGGWLLPDAVVQSEAKEARVEYLHAIAAYLELVALERAADHGPAEAMRRAAAVGHGTVFRRIQDALERAATDRVPPWDGLDALAAELGLGPLQDVADIMRISGTDGAAVYDTLRARAKGLRDELLAADLAEAGANSERMVAPGAALTLLMTVLIVYPALYQMLHVF; encoded by the coding sequence GTGATCGTCTCGCCCTGGGCGGTGCTGGCGGGCTGCGTGGTGGCCGCCGGTCTCGCCCTGCTGATCGCGGAACTCCGCCCGGCGCCACCGGACCTGAGCCGGGCGCTGGACCGGCTGCACCGACCGCCGGTGGAGCACCAGACGGCCGCCGACCAGGCCGGCACCGGCTGGTACGACCGGCTCGGCGACCGCGCGCTGGTGCTGGCCGGTTCGAAGGTGCCGCTGCAGTCGCTGTCGCTGATCGGCCGCACCCCGGCCCGGTTCATGGCGCACAAACTGCTCTTCGCGCTGGTCGGCCTGGTGCTGCCCGGCTACCTGTCGGCGATGGCCGCGCTCACCGGGTTCGGCCCGCCGATCGCGCTGCCGGTGCTGATCAGCCTGGGACTGGCGATCGGCGGCTGGCTGCTGCCCGACGCGGTGGTGCAGAGCGAGGCCAAGGAGGCCCGGGTCGAGTACCTGCACGCGATCGCCGCCTACCTCGAACTCGTCGCGCTGGAACGGGCCGCCGACCACGGACCGGCCGAGGCGATGCGGCGGGCCGCGGCGGTCGGCCACGGCACCGTCTTCCGGCGGATCCAGGACGCCCTGGAACGCGCCGCCACCGACCGGGTGCCGCCCTGGGACGGGCTGGACGCGCTGGCCGCCGAACTCGGCCTCGGCCCGCTCCAGGACGTCGCCGACATCATGCGGATCTCCGGCACGGACGGCGCCGCCGTGTACGACACCCTGCGGGCCCGCGCCAAGGGCCTGCGCGACGAACTGCTCGCCGCGGACCTGGCCGAGGCCGGGGCCAACAGCGAACGGATGGTGGCGCCCGGCGCGGCGCTCACCCTGCTCATGACCGTCCTGATCGTGTACCCCGCGCTGTACCAGATGCTCCATGTGTTCTGA
- a CDS encoding type II secretion system F family protein: MLLFALCGLLLSGGLVVLVVGLRGSSAEAAEPSPLATRLHVLWYGAPGTPDPGTVRMRRIQLALSLVAAPLAWLFSRIPVTVVLVPMLVFGLPWLFAATRSDTRQITRLEALADWTQRLSDVLLLGTGLNQALITSRRTAPAALQTEVEDLAARLQARWRVEDALRLFADAVADATADKVLAALLLRAGDSGPGLARALADMAESVRDEVRQRRSIEADRAKHRTTIRWLVTIILGVIAVGSFNDRYTAPYHTLIGQVVLGVLAGLFVAVIGWMRSMAANKPLPRLLEVDRRSRVGAMPGQAEEAAPLEEVR; encoded by the coding sequence ATGCTGCTCTTCGCCCTGTGCGGGCTGCTGCTCAGCGGCGGCCTGGTGGTGCTGGTGGTCGGCCTGCGCGGCAGCAGTGCCGAGGCCGCCGAGCCGAGCCCGCTGGCGACCCGGCTGCATGTCCTCTGGTACGGCGCCCCCGGCACGCCGGACCCCGGCACCGTGCGGATGCGCCGGATCCAGCTCGCGCTGAGTCTGGTCGCCGCGCCGCTGGCCTGGCTGTTCAGCCGGATACCGGTCACCGTGGTGCTGGTCCCGATGCTGGTCTTCGGCCTGCCCTGGCTCTTCGCGGCGACCCGCTCCGACACCCGGCAGATCACCCGGCTGGAGGCGCTGGCCGACTGGACCCAGCGGCTCTCCGACGTGCTGCTGCTCGGCACCGGCCTCAACCAGGCGCTGATCACCAGCCGGCGCACCGCACCGGCCGCGCTGCAGACCGAGGTCGAGGACCTGGCGGCCCGACTGCAGGCCCGCTGGCGGGTGGAGGACGCGCTGCGCCTGTTCGCCGACGCGGTGGCCGACGCCACCGCCGACAAGGTGCTCGCCGCGCTGCTGCTGCGGGCCGGTGACAGCGGCCCCGGACTGGCCCGCGCACTGGCCGACATGGCCGAGTCGGTCCGTGACGAGGTGCGCCAGCGCCGCTCGATCGAGGCCGACCGGGCCAAGCACCGGACCACCATCCGCTGGCTGGTCACCATCATCCTGGGGGTGATCGCCGTCGGCTCCTTCAACGACCGTTACACCGCGCCCTATCACACGCTGATCGGCCAGGTGGTGCTGGGCGTGCTGGCCGGGCTGTTCGTCGCGGTGATCGGCTGGATGCGTTCGATGGCCGCCAACAAGCCGCTGCCGCGGCTGCTGGAGGTCGACCGGCGCAGCCGGGTCGGGGCCATGCCCGGGCAGGCCGAGGAGGCCGCACCGCTTGAGGAGGTGCGGTGA